The genomic window AAAGTCAATGGACTCTTTTTGCGTGATCTCGTCGATCTTTCTGATGGAGAAGTCATAGAAGGACTGGAAGGAAAGGTAGCTGCTCTCCAAGCCGTTTTCAAAGTAGTATTGGTAATAGGAAGTGATAACGGAAGAGAGGACGCTGTCCTCAATTTGGCTGACAGTGCCCCCGGCACCTTTCCAGAGCAGGCCCACCAATGACTTGAGAAATTCCCGCTTCTCCTCGTTGAATTCGGCAGCAGAGATCCGGAAGGGGTTCATGGTGATAGGCTGCTCCTCGGAGTAGGTAATGTAACGGCCCCTGTAGTAGGCACACAGGCCGGAGTAACTGTGTCCGGTATCCACCAAAATAACATCTGTGTGCTGCAGGGCATACTGCCGGATCAGGTGGTTCATGAAAAATGACTTCCCTGCTCCCGAAGGCCCCAACACGAACTTGTTACGGTTATTCATCCGGCCTGAGAAGATGGGCGCATCACTCGTGTCAATCGTGATAGGAATCCCCTGCCGGTCCGTGAAGTATACCTGAAAGCTGGATGACTCACTTTGCAGCAAACGTTCTTTAAAAAGCAGACATAAGGCCGCGTCTGAAGTAGTCAAAAATTTATCATATACTTTAAGCTCCGAACTATTGCCGGGCAAGGCACACCGGAATAGTTCGAGTTGGTTATATGCGTTTCGGGAGGGAATAATACCAATGGAAAACAAAGCGCTTTCCAGATAGTTAGCAGCACGGTCTATCTCCTTTTCTCTGGCTGAAAGCAGCACGCTGTAGTGTCCGTACACGAGCAGCTGGTTATCCTTGGCGATATCGGCCATCACCTGATCAATATCCCGCACACTCAGATCATTGGCCGGGTCAGGCATGGAGAGGTGTTTCTTTCTTTTGGCCTGCAGCCTGGCCAATTCATGGCGCTGATCTGGGATTTGGATCACCTGGTTGTACACCAGGCAGTCACAACCTGGTACCTGGTGCAGAAAATGCATCAGGTCTACCGGGAGGCTATACCCTATGTGAAGCGCTGTGTTTGGCTTAAGATTGGACGGAAAGTTGATCTCATCTATGTCCACAAGCGAGATACATCGGATAACGCTGTCACCAACTTGAAGGCCTTCCTCTGAGGCAAGGAGGTTATTGAGCGCATAAACCTCATCGGAAAAGTTGAAGGCAAGCATGCGGGAAATAAACTGCTTCACCTCGATCTCTTTCAGAGCATAGGGCTTGAAAGACCTGCTCTCCAGTATGTCCAGCACTTTGGCAACGTTCCGCTGGAATGCTTTGAAGTCTTTCTCGTCATATGTAAAGAAGCTGGAGCGCCGCACATCCCTTGTTATAGTTAGGTATGTAGAGACGTCCAGGTACTCTCTTCCTGCAAATGCCTCCTGAAATTTCTGACTCAGGAGGTCATCCGTTTTCTTCGGTACATAGCACTTCCTGGCTAGTATGTCCGTTTTCTGAAGGGTGTAGCCTGCGCCTAGAATTTTAACGATGTTGGCAAAGGTCTGGTGGAAGAGATGGTATGCCTCCACGTCTGCACAGTACTGCAGGGCAGGATTTTGTACTTTGATGATAACCGAATAGTCTCCGCGCTCATGATATAGAATATCATGGGCATGACGGTCTATGCCAATGTATGGCAGACCAAACCGCTGCTTTTTCATGGCTAAGAAAAGTGATGACGTTAAAGTTGTGCTGCCAGGGCCAGACTCCTATCTTCGTGCAGAGCGCCTCCATTGTGCGGGCATGATGTATACCCCTTTGGACTTCGTTTTATGATGCAACCCTTTCTTCTGCTGCATAGCCGTAAACCCCATACCGCCGAAAGTCACGACCACCAAGGCTACCAGACCTGAAAAGAAGTTGAGCGAAACAGATAAGACAACTGCCGCAAAGAAGCCAGTTAGAACGGAGGCCAGGCCCCAGTAGATATATCTACCTTTCAAGGACTTAAATACAAGGGGTTTTTGCAGCCCCTTGTAGACATTAAATCCTCTGTTATCTTCGGGAGCCACGGCTTACAAGCCGAAGAAGGCTTTGATCACCACCCCCACCACCATCAGGAATACACAGGACCCCATCCACCCCATGACAGCCTTTTGTGTGTCCTGGTCTCCGGAGTTCCACTTGATGTACACCCTAACTCCCCCAATCAGGCCAACAATAGCTCCGATGACTAGGATTAGGTTGCCTACAGGGTCAATGTAAGTTTGGAGTTCAGAGGCTCCGGCATCAATGCCTCCGGCCCCTTGAGCAAAGGAAGATGGGACAGCGAGGACTACCAATACGAGCATAGCAAGTAACTTTTTCATAATCTCTGTCATTGAGTTAAAAATTTATGAAGAAAAAGGTATTGCGTTTGAAAGTCGCCTGGCGTTCTGAAGGAACTCCTCTAGGGGTATCCCCTGCCCTATCACGGGCATGGCGACACTATTCTCGGAGGCCGTCTGGTGCGCAAAGGCATGCCCGTCGGCTGCAATAGGATATTCTTGGGGGCCGCTATCCAAGGGTTGCTCCTCCTGCTCGTAATCCTCATAATCCTCCTCGAATTCTTCCTCCAGGTAATCCTCGTCCACAATGTCTTGGGGTGCCTCTGTAGTGTCTACTAAATCTGAAACACTGTACTGCGCCACCATATCTGCGGCTACGCCTTTTGCATTTCGAAGGTACAGGTCAAATAACAGGTTACCTACATAATAAAGCACATAGAGTACTGCTACCGTAGCAAAGAAAACGCCCCAAGACATAGCTATATAATTTAAGTTAAAACATCGATTTACAAACTAGACATTCCTACTTTAAATATATAATCGATATGAAATACGGTTTTATACTTATACGTATATTTTAAGATTAGATTATTTATTTATATACTTTTTTACCTAATGTTATAGATTCAGCTTAGTTCAAGAACTTGTTATCCGTTCTATCTCGGAGCCTTTGGATCTCCTCTTTATGCTCTTCAATGAATTTGGCAAACAGGTAGCTTGCCAGCACATTGATTTTGATCCCTCCTTTTTTCTTCAGCAGGTCTAGCACTTCGTGTATATGCACGTCCACATAAACTGTTTTGGAGGTAAAGGTAAACTCATCCTTCGCACTATCGAGCTCAGCAAGCAGTTGTTCAAAGCTCAAACCTGACGCTGCTTTACCCGAAGCCTTTGCAGCTGTCTTTTTCGAGGAAGGCGCCTCCTGCTTTTTGCCTGCTGTAGCGGTAGAAGAAGCCTTAGGCTTTTCACCTTTTTTGCCCGATTTTGAAACTGCGGGCGCCGTCTCTTCTTTTTCCTCAGGAACTGGTTGAACAGCTTTCTCTTCTGCGTTTTTCTGCTGGGGAGCCTGTCCTATGCTTTGCTTAAAGCTCTTGATGTCAAACCCTTTGTTACCTGCTGTAGCCATGAATAATATACGTTATTTAATTAAAATGTTTCAATTATTGAATATTAATATAAATTTTATTTAAAGAATCTTCTATATTGTCTCTAAATACTCATTATATATATACCCAAAAGAATTATCGAGCACCCCACGGATATCCGAAGAGATCGATACGGTATCTATGCGTTGAAATCCTACCCGGTCTGGCAGCGCCGGAGCCACAGTGCCGAATTGCGCCAGCTGCTCATCCACGGCAGCTTTCAATTCATAGTTCACGGAGGACTTCAGGCGGTTTGGCAGGAACACGATCCTTACCTGCGGGTTAACATGCTTGGCCACCTGAACAAAGAACATGGTGGACTCAAAAGTCATCTTCTCATAGGCGAACGGACAGACGATCACCTCAGCGTCCTGGTATACAGCAATGAGCTCGTTCGTGTCCAGCCTGCCAGGCATGTCCATAATAACATGCCCCCCTTGCAGGCTATCAATATGCACCTTGTATTTCGGGTACTCCTCTACCTCCATCTTGATAACCTCGTACAGTGGGTCATTGGCATACAGCTCCTTCTCCTTCTCCCATCTGGAATAGATGGAGTCCTGAAAGTCCATATCCAAGATGATCACATTGTCCTTTTTCTCTAAGGCCAGATAGTTAGCCAGCAGTATACAGGTGGTGGACTTGCCTACCCCTCCTTTTTGGTTTGCTACTACAATTTTCATGTATTAATCGTCTATGTGTATTATCGTTTTCGTTGATTTTTTCTCTTCCTATTCTCGCCCTGATCAGGTCCGAGGTTTGACTCCATATGGTAAAGCATGGAAGCTGCCAGTTGACCGATGGTACTGGAAGACTGGCCCCATGCGTCCTGCAGCCTTTCCTCCCTCGCCCGATCACTACCCTTATCGAGCTCAACAACCTGCACAGCATGAAAGTCAGGCCTCTCATTGGTCAGATCTACCCAGGCATATACCCGTTTCTGCTGATGATCAATCAGGAAATGCTTTCCGTCTGCTTGGGCAATGCTCCAGCCGCAACTGTCCAGGATTTCCTGCAGCGGCCTGCCGCTGGCAAGGCCGCTGTGCAGCTTGGCGGCCACCACCTCCTTCTCCAGAGGGTCAGAAGGCTTCGCAACCGACAGATCCGACTGCTTTACAAAAAACAGCCTGGAAAGCAGCCTCATATCCTTATCGCTCGTCACAACGTACTGCCGTGCCTCCTGCAGCCTTTCCTGGTAAAGCAGCGCCCTGACATGGGTCTTATCAAGCATCAGAACAGGGATGCTGCCTTCTTCATCTCCCTTGATGCGGATCTCTCCCTTTCTGTTGATCAGGAGCCCTGTTGCCTCCAGCTGTATTTTGAAGCCGGTGTAACACAGCCCCCTGTCTGCAGAAAGCTTGGCTATGAGCTCCCGTCCAGCCTGTTTTTTATCTTCTCTGTTAACACTGGAAAGCAGCTCATCGAGCTTCATCACCTGGGAGCCCTTCAGCACCTGTTTGCTGGCATGGTCGAGAATCGTGTAGCCATAGGGAGTGCTCTTCCCCTCTGCCTGGTGCACCACCAGCTCTATCCCGAACTTTTCCTTTAATAGCCCGGAGAACTGCTCCACCGTTAGGCCTCGTTTATACTTGCGGAACATGGCTTTCAGCTGCCCTACACGCGCATCTGGTGCTTTATACTTCGCTATCCTGTCAGCGACTTCTTTCTTTGCAAAGGCATGCACCACTGAACCGTACTTAATGAACTGGTACTGTCCCTCCTTCTCCGTGACCTTCACGCCTTCCCTTTCGAGCAGCAACTTAAACTGAGCTTCAGAGGAAAATCCATATGCCAGCGCTTTCGTCAAGTATGCTTTTATCTCGTATGCCACATCCTGCATCAGAATCTCCTGCATCACTTTCTGAGACCTTACGTTTTCATACTTGTCATTCACCTTCTTCCCCTCTTTGCTTACCCTGGTAGACACCATGTGCACATGGTTGTGCGCAGTATCTGAATGAAAGTAGATAAGGTAGGGGTTATCATGGTACCCCATGCGCTGGAGGTACTGCTCCGCGATTTCCAGGAGTTCCTCCGCACCCTTCTCCCTTCCCTTGCAGGAAATAATGGCATGGAACTGGGACTTTAGCACTGATTCGTTTGTGTTTGCCACCAACGTCATGTACCTGATGTAATCCTCCTGCTTCAAGCTTCCTGCTGCCAGATTCAGAAAACCGAAGTTCTCAGCCTTGAGCAGCTGAGCTGCACCCTGTGCTCTTTTCTCTTCATTATAAACAACGCCATTGAACCCGGCAGCGGCAGAAAGGATTTTCACAATCATAGCCCACTCTTTAACGCATCAAAAATATAACAAATAATAATTTTCACATAAAAGCTACTATATATTATTTAACAATTTTAAAGTATTATATTTTATTTAATAATTATCAGTTGTTATTTATTGCTCAAAACTCAATAATTAATAGGTAACATTTATTAATTCTTATTTATTAATTCTTATTTATTAATTCTTATTTATTAATTCTTATTTATTAATTCTTATTTATTAATTCTTATTTATTAATTCTTATTTATTAATTCTTACTTATTAATTCTTACTTATTAATTCTTATTTATTAATTCTTATTTATTAATTCTTATTTATTAATTTTATTTATTAATTCTTATTTATTAATTCTTATTTATTAAATAATAAATATTATTTAACCTTCTTAAACCTAGCAGCAGCAATCCGGAGAAAAGACCGAAGCGCCTTGACCAATTCTTTTTCTATACCCCCGAACTCTATCATGTGCCTGTTAAAATCGGCAAGAAACTGCAGGTTTATCATATTGTTCGCCTTCAGGTAATTGACATAGCGTGCTACTTGATTGATATTGTTACCGACCCTGCTGATCTCTGGACCCAGCTTATCCAGAACCGCGATCAACTCTTTGGGATTAGCAATAAAATCGTCAGGCTGCGCCAGTGTCTTCTTTCGCAGGTAAACAGACAATAATTCATGCCCTGCAGCCGTCATCTCAGCCTCCAGTTGCCTGTATTCGCTATCGGAAAAGGTCAGCTTTACTTGTCTGGCTCTCTTTAAGTCAGGCGATAGTTTTGGACGCCCTCCCTTTGCTTTCTTAACATCTTCCATACATTC from Pontibacter sp. SGAir0037 includes these protein-coding regions:
- a CDS encoding DUF4133 domain-containing protein; this encodes MAPEDNRGFNVYKGLQKPLVFKSLKGRYIYWGLASVLTGFFAAVVLSVSLNFFSGLVALVVVTFGGMGFTAMQQKKGLHHKTKSKGVYIMPAQWRRSARR
- a CDS encoding relaxase/mobilization nuclease domain-containing protein, whose protein sequence is MIVKILSAAAGFNGVVYNEEKRAQGAAQLLKAENFGFLNLAAGSLKQEDYIRYMTLVANTNESVLKSQFHAIISCKGREKGAEELLEIAEQYLQRMGYHDNPYLIYFHSDTAHNHVHMVSTRVSKEGKKVNDKYENVRSQKVMQEILMQDVAYEIKAYLTKALAYGFSSEAQFKLLLEREGVKVTEKEGQYQFIKYGSVVHAFAKKEVADRIAKYKAPDARVGQLKAMFRKYKRGLTVEQFSGLLKEKFGIELVVHQAEGKSTPYGYTILDHASKQVLKGSQVMKLDELLSSVNREDKKQAGRELIAKLSADRGLCYTGFKIQLEATGLLINRKGEIRIKGDEEGSIPVLMLDKTHVRALLYQERLQEARQYVVTSDKDMRLLSRLFFVKQSDLSVAKPSDPLEKEVVAAKLHSGLASGRPLQEILDSCGWSIAQADGKHFLIDHQQKRVYAWVDLTNERPDFHAVQVVELDKGSDRAREERLQDAWGQSSSTIGQLAASMLYHMESNLGPDQGENRKRKNQRKR
- a CDS encoding ParA family protein, which translates into the protein MKIVVANQKGGVGKSTTCILLANYLALEKKDNVIILDMDFQDSIYSRWEKEKELYANDPLYEVIKMEVEEYPKYKVHIDSLQGGHVIMDMPGRLDTNELIAVYQDAEVIVCPFAYEKMTFESTMFFVQVAKHVNPQVRIVFLPNRLKSSVNYELKAAVDEQLAQFGTVAPALPDRVGFQRIDTVSISSDIRGVLDNSFGYIYNEYLETI
- the mobC gene encoding plasmid mobilization relaxosome protein MobC, producing MEDVKKAKGGRPKLSPDLKRARQVKLTFSDSEYRQLEAEMTAAGHELLSVYLRKKTLAQPDDFIANPKELIAVLDKLGPEISRVGNNINQVARYVNYLKANNMINLQFLADFNRHMIEFGGIEKELVKALRSFLRIAAARFKKVK
- a CDS encoding TraG family conjugative transposon ATPase; translated protein: MKKQRFGLPYIGIDRHAHDILYHERGDYSVIIKVQNPALQYCADVEAYHLFHQTFANIVKILGAGYTLQKTDILARKCYVPKKTDDLLSQKFQEAFAGREYLDVSTYLTITRDVRRSSFFTYDEKDFKAFQRNVAKVLDILESRSFKPYALKEIEVKQFISRMLAFNFSDEVYALNNLLASEEGLQVGDSVIRCISLVDIDEINFPSNLKPNTALHIGYSLPVDLMHFLHQVPGCDCLVYNQVIQIPDQRHELARLQAKRKKHLSMPDPANDLSVRDIDQVMADIAKDNQLLVYGHYSVLLSAREKEIDRAANYLESALFSIGIIPSRNAYNQLELFRCALPGNSSELKVYDKFLTTSDAALCLLFKERLLQSESSSFQVYFTDRQGIPITIDTSDAPIFSGRMNNRNKFVLGPSGAGKSFFMNHLIRQYALQHTDVILVDTGHSYSGLCAYYRGRYITYSEEQPITMNPFRISAAEFNEEKREFLKSLVGLLWKGAGGTVSQIEDSVLSSVITSYYQYYFENGLESSYLSFQSFYDFSIRKIDEITQKESIDFDLTSYRFILKKFCKGEAYGQILNNEMDTTLFDEPFIVFEIDAIKEHKVLFPITTLIIMDVFLQKMRHKKNRKALIIEEAWKAIASPLMAGYILYVYKTVRKFWGEAVVVTQELDDIIGNVVVKNSIINNSDTICLLDQTKFKDNFDEIAALLSINEVERKKIFTINSLDNKEGRGRFKEVYIKRGATGEVYGVEVSLEEYLTFTTERQEKEAMQVYLSKYGDFREALERFVADFKASGLKLNEFVHLILQRSYEKVPLHA
- a CDS encoding DUF4134 domain-containing protein — encoded protein: MKKLLAMLVLVVLAVPSSFAQGAGGIDAGASELQTYIDPVGNLILVIGAIVGLIGGVRVYIKWNSGDQDTQKAVMGWMGSCVFLMVVGVVIKAFFGL